Proteins encoded together in one Mastacembelus armatus chromosome 15, fMasArm1.2, whole genome shotgun sequence window:
- the dennd10 gene encoding DENN domain-containing protein 10 yields MAVTETQLMLSVGLIEKDVNGDTLWVWCYPSVSSDLRQVLLSKCCLTQGGRDFHTFVFGQFCRTWYYITTVEVQEPTALNKVTHFSIVVTAKDFNPEKYAALSRVLCRMYVKHGSPVKMMEAYITVLTKGVCQSDENGSFLIKDYDVRKAYLAGSIKDIVSQFGMETIILYTALMLKKRIVVHHPRIEALLEFTRVLPALTWHRKDWSILHPYVHLTATELEDLKKCPGYVAGFVDPEVSNRSDLFDVYVSLPDSVITVSQSAKEALVMGKLHKDIGHLIVQSAEDAERSDSQVIKDISVKTKEILANLATLAEKCEDSKITLDGLKQHHFPPATENFLFHLAAAEQLLRI; encoded by the exons ATGGCAGTAACTGAAACGCAGCTTATGTTGAGCGTCGGTTTGATCG AGAAGGATGTGAATGGAGACACACTGTGGGTGTGGTGCTATCCCTCTGTGAGCTCAGACCTGAGGCAGGTGCTCCTCAGCAAGTGCTGTCTAACGCAGGGTGGCCGGGATTTCCACACCTTTGTGTTTGGTCAGTTCTGTCGTACCTGGTACTACATCACCACAGTGGAGGTGCAGGAACCTACAGCCCTGAATAAG GTGACTCATTTTTCAATAGTTGTTACAGCAAAAGACTTCAACCCTGAGAAGTATGCTGCTCTCAGTAGAGTCCTCTGCCG GATGTATGTCAAACATGGCAGCCCAGTGAAGATGATGGAGGCTTACATCACCGTCCTCACCAAAGGAGTTTGCCAGAGTGATGAAAATGGCTCGTTTCTAATCAAGGACTATGATGTCCGGAAGGCATACCTGGCAGGTTCGATCAAAG ACATTGTGTCTCAGTTTGGTATGGAGACTATCATCCTGTATACCGCTCTCATGCTGAAGAAGAGGATTGTCGTCCATCATCCTCGGATTGAAGCACTGTTGGAGTTTACAAG GGTTCTGCCTGCATTGACATGGCACAGGAAAGACTGGTCCATCCTGCACCCGTATGTGCACCTTACTGCTACTGAACTGGAGGATTTGAAGAAATGCCCTG gGTATGTAGCAGGATTTGTGGATCCGGAAGTAAGTAACAGATCGGACTTGTTCGATGTGTACGTGAGCCTCCCAGACAGTGTCATCACAGTATCCCAGAGTGCCAAAG AGGCCCTGGTCATGGGGAAGTTACATAAAGACATTGGTCACCTCATCGTCCAGTCTGCGGAGGATGCTGAGAGGTCGGACAGTCAGGTGATTAAG gACATTTCGGTCAAGACCAAAGAGATCCTTGCCAACTTGGCAACCCTGGCTGAAAAGTGTGAGGACTCCAAAATCACACTGGATGGTTTAAAGCAGCATCATTTCCCCCCGGCAACAGAAAACTTCCTCTTTCATTTGGCAGCTGCCGAGCAGCTCTTACGGATCTGA